A window from Ureaplasma parvum serovar 3 str. ATCC 27815 encodes these proteins:
- a CDS encoding DNA polymerase III subunit alpha, which yields MFINLNVHSHYSLLNSTLSIDDLIKYALDNKQPYVCLTDLNNMYGCIEFYDKAKAHNLTPIIGLEFEYQNATLVAYAKNYNGYLKLIKWSSWIMTSKEFEIQDDFDDLIIVCKKGTIVFKSPNFYQTHDQNAPNAIALQSVFYANKNDKIVFLAMLAIKNDLKLEDFKNCCDFDNNHFLNDNLAQSFFSPIALNNLNKVLNELKVQIHDLPINIPVYDKQNSIISSEILKQLCISGLKKRLNANDGQVNKIYVQRLKYELDVINEKQFDDYFLIVYDFINFAKSNGIIVGPGRGSAAGSLVAYCLHITDIDPIKHNLIFERFLNPTRKSMPDIDTDIMDEKRDLVIEYLFEKYGNDHVAYILTFQRLKAKMAIRDVGRILGIDLKVIDKICKNIKPEYDEDLDLAIKKNTILKEMYLLHKELFEISKKLINAPRQIGTHAAGIILSDSLISNIIPIQLGINDRPLSQYSMEYLERFGLIKMDLLGLKNLTIIDNVLKMIYENQNKKIDLFNINYNDKFVFEDLAKARTNGIFQLESPGMKKVLLKVKPQNIEDISIVSALFRPGPQQNIKTFVERRFKREEFSYWNEATRKILEPTYGIIVYQEQVIELVKTIANFDIATSDNFRRAISKKDEKILIQLKDDFINGALNNNYKQPLVNQIFEYIFSFAHYGFNHSHSLAYSYISYWLAYLKHYYTLEFLSVLLSHTSASKDKLLSYLNEAKEFNISIKGPDIQYFSNDFVIDTQKQIIRFGFKTIKGFGDELLKKIKSALQKSTLSDYISYIDALKKGNVSLKNIEILIRVGTFDSFGINRLFLLNNLNEIFEKTGLNGHFFDLNLVGLDYAKDMSVNDRYLDDEIQYLGIDLNSLNYANYKTEIDYNKLKYTIKDFYEINTNYETNILAQVLNIKQSKTKNGNDIFYLETLIDNKKQTLTIFQNSKYLIDEISIGGIYVFGVKLLNHFNFIVNIKQRI from the coding sequence ATGTTTATTAATTTAAATGTGCATTCACATTATTCTTTACTTAATAGTACTTTAAGTATTGATGATTTAATTAAATACGCATTAGATAACAAACAACCATACGTTTGCTTAACTGATTTAAATAATATGTATGGCTGTATCGAATTTTATGATAAAGCAAAAGCACATAATTTAACTCCTATTATCGGATTAGAATTTGAATATCAAAATGCTACTTTAGTAGCTTATGCTAAAAATTATAATGGCTATTTAAAATTAATCAAATGATCATCTTGAATTATGACAAGTAAAGAATTTGAAATTCAAGATGATTTTGATGACTTAATTATTGTTTGTAAAAAAGGAACTATAGTTTTTAAGAGTCCTAATTTTTATCAAACGCATGATCAAAATGCTCCTAATGCGATTGCATTACAAAGTGTTTTCTATGCTAACAAAAATGATAAAATTGTTTTTTTAGCAATGTTAGCAATCAAAAATGATTTAAAGTTAGAAGATTTTAAAAATTGTTGCGATTTTGATAATAATCATTTTCTAAATGATAATCTAGCACAATCATTTTTTTCACCAATTGCTTTAAATAATTTAAATAAAGTTTTAAATGAATTAAAAGTACAAATTCATGATTTACCAATTAATATTCCGGTTTATGATAAACAAAATTCAATTATTTCAAGTGAAATTTTAAAACAATTATGTATTAGCGGATTAAAAAAACGCTTAAATGCTAACGATGGCCAAGTTAATAAAATTTATGTTCAAAGATTAAAATATGAATTAGATGTTATTAATGAAAAACAATTTGATGATTATTTTTTAATTGTTTATGATTTTATTAATTTTGCTAAAAGTAATGGTATCATTGTAGGGCCAGGACGTGGGAGTGCTGCTGGTTCGTTAGTAGCTTATTGTTTACATATTACAGATATTGATCCTATTAAACATAATTTAATTTTTGAACGTTTTTTAAATCCTACCAGAAAAAGTATGCCAGATATTGATACTGATATTATGGATGAAAAACGCGATCTAGTTATTGAATATTTATTTGAAAAATATGGCAATGATCATGTTGCTTACATTTTAACGTTTCAACGTTTAAAAGCGAAGATGGCTATTCGAGATGTAGGGCGGATTTTGGGAATTGATTTAAAAGTAATTGATAAAATTTGTAAAAATATTAAACCTGAATATGATGAAGATCTTGATTTAGCAATTAAAAAAAATACGATTTTAAAAGAAATGTATCTTTTGCATAAAGAGTTGTTTGAAATTTCTAAAAAATTAATTAATGCTCCTCGCCAAATAGGCACACACGCTGCAGGGATAATTTTAAGTGATAGTTTAATTTCAAATATTATTCCAATTCAACTAGGTATTAATGACCGTCCTTTATCACAATATTCAATGGAATATTTAGAGCGTTTTGGTTTAATTAAAATGGATTTATTAGGTTTGAAAAATTTAACAATTATTGATAATGTTTTAAAAATGATTTATGAAAATCAAAATAAAAAAATTGATCTCTTTAACATTAACTATAATGATAAATTTGTCTTTGAAGATTTAGCTAAAGCAAGGACAAACGGAATATTTCAACTAGAATCGCCCGGAATGAAAAAAGTACTATTAAAGGTCAAACCTCAGAATATTGAAGATATTTCTATTGTTTCAGCTCTTTTTCGTCCTGGTCCACAACAAAATATTAAAACATTTGTTGAACGTCGTTTTAAACGTGAAGAGTTTAGTTATTGAAACGAAGCCACAAGGAAAATTTTAGAACCAACTTATGGAATTATTGTTTATCAAGAGCAAGTGATTGAATTAGTTAAAACTATTGCAAATTTTGATATTGCTACTTCCGATAATTTTCGCCGTGCAATATCAAAAAAAGATGAAAAAATTTTAATCCAATTAAAAGATGATTTTATCAATGGTGCTTTGAATAATAATTATAAACAACCATTGGTTAATCAAATTTTTGAATATATTTTTTCGTTTGCACATTATGGTTTTAACCATTCACATTCACTAGCATATTCATATATTAGTTATTGATTAGCGTATTTAAAACATTATTATACATTAGAATTTTTAAGTGTATTATTATCACATACTAGTGCATCAAAAGATAAATTATTATCATACTTAAATGAAGCAAAAGAATTTAATATTAGTATCAAGGGCCCTGATATTCAATATTTTAGTAATGATTTTGTTATTGATACTCAAAAACAAATAATTCGTTTTGGTTTCAAAACAATTAAGGGTTTTGGTGATGAATTACTTAAAAAAATCAAATCTGCTCTGCAAAAATCAACTTTAAGCGATTATATTTCATACATTGATGCTTTAAAAAAAGGCAATGTTAGTTTAAAAAACATTGAAATTTTGATACGAGTCGGCACTTTTGATAGTTTTGGAATTAATCGTTTATTTTTATTAAATAATTTGAATGAAATTTTTGAAAAAACAGGATTGAATGGTCATTTTTTTGATTTAAATTTAGTGGGTTTAGATTATGCAAAAGATATGAGTGTTAATGATCGTTATTTAGATGATGAAATTCAGTATTTAGGAATTGATTTGAATAGTTTAAATTACGCAAATTATAAAACTGAAATTGATTATAATAAACTAAAATATACAATTAAAGACTTTTATGAAATAAACACAAATTATGAAACAAACATTCTTGCACAAGTTTTAAACATTAAGCAATCAAAAACTAAAAACGGGAATGATATCTTTTATTTAGAAACACTAATTGATAATAAAAAACAAACACTAACAATTTTTCAAAATAGTAAATATTTAATTGATGAAATTAGTATTGGAGGTATTTATGTTTTTGGAGTTAAATTATTAAATCATTTTAATTTTATTGTAAATATTAAGCAAAGGATTTAG
- a CDS encoding 5'-3' exonuclease yields MKKAIVIDGNSLIYRAFHATYKQAEWAVEKQLMPTNAIKLVASMIFKILNQEQFTYGLIAMDASKQTFRAQEYAAYKATRKPMDAKLIVQLPYLKKLFVAMGFRIISQPGIEADDFVGSFSNLMNKFDVDTTIYSSDRDMLQLINKNTKLKLLKTGTSVMQEINLTNFSLLNNGILPYQIIEYKGLVGDSSDNLIGVKGIGPKTAINLLLKYDNIENIYTNLEKIAPSVKNKLIEHKDMAFLSKKLAAIQTDLLFDEKLENFVLKPYNTQELDELFTSLKINNMQNYYK; encoded by the coding sequence ATGAAAAAAGCAATTGTTATTGATGGAAATTCATTGATTTATCGAGCCTTTCACGCTACTTATAAACAAGCTGAATGAGCAGTTGAAAAACAATTAATGCCTACTAATGCCATTAAATTAGTAGCCTCAATGATTTTTAAGATTTTAAATCAAGAACAATTTACTTATGGTTTAATTGCTATGGACGCTTCTAAACAAACTTTTCGTGCTCAAGAATATGCTGCTTACAAAGCGACACGTAAACCTATGGATGCAAAACTAATTGTTCAATTACCCTATTTAAAAAAACTATTCGTTGCTATGGGTTTTCGAATAATTTCACAACCTGGAATTGAAGCTGACGATTTTGTTGGTTCTTTTAGTAATTTAATGAATAAGTTTGATGTTGATACAACTATTTATAGTTCAGATCGTGATATGTTGCAATTAATTAACAAAAACACAAAACTTAAACTCTTAAAAACAGGGACAAGTGTTATGCAAGAAATTAATTTAACAAATTTTTCATTATTAAATAATGGCATTTTACCGTATCAAATTATTGAATATAAGGGTTTAGTGGGTGATAGTAGTGATAATTTAATTGGCGTGAAGGGAATCGGCCCTAAAACAGCTATTAATTTACTTTTAAAATATGATAATATAGAAAATATTTATACTAATTTAGAAAAAATAGCACCTAGTGTTAAAAATAAATTAATTGAACACAAAGATATGGCTTTTTTATCAAAAAAATTAGCGGCGATTCAAACGGATTTATTGTTTGATGAAAAATTAGAAAATTTTGTTTTAAAACCATATAATACTCAAGAATTAGATGAGTTATTCACATCTTTAAAAATAAATAATATGCAAAATTATTATAAATAA
- the hrcA gene encoding heat-inducible transcriptional repressor HrcA — translation MKNTKTSQEQVIELKLSDRQKKVLKSIVDEYTISATPVSSKLLVQKEFKDQSSATIRNEMMFLEKNGLIEKQHISGGRVPSLKGYDFYNKNLINKNNNVSDNFKMRLHKILSKRYSNIDEILNAAVSIINETTQLPAVVTKTSSDELLKRIDLVKINDNSALVLIVTSSENILTHSIKLDKNTKFNDLQTCFSVLDERLVDTKLSLISSKLDLIVDIVRNKLEEVEYYFSKIVHRVFDFYAYKPNIDSKTYGVKYLTKHSEFEDQQKLNDLLNLLEDSTIWQQIALNKKTDGLAKIMLGNEIGHEHLAIATTQINLANTNHQITVVGPTRMDYAKIKALLDFLKIEIEKILGSTNEH, via the coding sequence ATGAAGAATACTAAAACATCGCAAGAACAAGTAATAGAATTAAAATTAAGTGATCGGCAAAAAAAAGTATTAAAATCTATCGTCGATGAATACACTATTAGTGCAACACCGGTCTCTTCAAAACTTTTAGTACAAAAAGAATTCAAAGATCAATCTTCTGCTACAATTCGTAACGAAATGATGTTTCTTGAAAAAAACGGATTAATTGAAAAACAGCACATTAGTGGTGGGCGTGTTCCATCACTAAAAGGTTATGATTTTTATAATAAAAATTTAATTAATAAAAATAATAATGTTTCTGATAATTTTAAAATGCGTTTACATAAAATCCTTAGTAAACGATATTCCAATATTGATGAAATTTTAAATGCTGCTGTAAGTATCATTAATGAAACAACCCAATTACCAGCTGTTGTTACAAAAACAAGTAGTGATGAATTATTAAAACGAATTGATTTAGTAAAAATCAATGATAATTCGGCGTTAGTGTTAATTGTAACTTCAAGCGAAAACATTTTAACTCATTCAATTAAGCTTGATAAAAACACAAAATTTAATGATTTACAAACGTGTTTTAGTGTTTTAGATGAACGATTAGTTGATACTAAACTTAGTTTAATCAGTTCTAAATTAGATTTAATTGTCGATATAGTTCGTAATAAACTTGAAGAAGTAGAATACTATTTTAGTAAAATTGTACATCGTGTTTTTGATTTTTACGCTTATAAACCTAACATTGATTCTAAAACTTATGGAGTTAAATACTTAACTAAACATTCTGAATTTGAAGATCAACAAAAACTAAATGATTTACTAAATTTATTAGAAGACAGTACAATTTGACAACAAATTGCTTTAAACAAAAAAACTGATGGGTTAGCAAAAATTATGCTAGGAAATGAAATTGGCCACGAACATTTAGCCATTGCAACAACTCAAATTAATTTAGCAAACACTAATCATCAAATTACCGTTGTAGGTCCAACAAGAATGGATTATGCAAAAATCAAAGCTTTATTAGATTTTTTAAAAATTGAAATTGAAAAAATTTTAGGATCAACAAATGAACATTAA
- a CDS encoding DHH family phosphoesterase has protein sequence MQKDLLTKLIEQTYGFNKITIFVHTNPDCDALGSAFALARILKLNTFGTRVKIVGVNALNPNDFKNFFTFDPNEVDDEFIKDSIAFIVDTANQERVLSQKHRLAKKTILVDHHVKTITYTDLEYINDQSIAACEMIAYSLMHTNLNFDLKTLNYLLLGITTDSNRLMYDKVSDFTYEIMSWFFKNNVKHYQIYQQLYERNLNDILFDNELVKTIKTQGQVAYLNIDPQWNQKYHFTRWGDKVYLLSNIKNYPIWFIVYFDENTNTYKVSLRSNKYKVRLVASQFNGGGHDLAAGCSLTNIDQLENLLSALDALIKNKIVVD, from the coding sequence ATGCAAAAAGATTTGTTAACAAAATTAATTGAACAAACATATGGTTTTAATAAAATCACTATTTTTGTTCATACAAATCCTGATTGTGATGCTTTAGGTTCTGCTTTCGCATTAGCACGAATTTTAAAATTAAATACTTTTGGAACAAGAGTTAAAATTGTTGGGGTTAACGCATTAAATCCTAATGATTTTAAAAATTTTTTTACATTTGATCCCAATGAAGTTGATGATGAATTTATTAAAGATTCAATAGCTTTTATTGTTGATACAGCTAATCAAGAAAGAGTTTTATCACAAAAACATAGATTAGCAAAAAAAACAATTTTAGTTGATCATCATGTAAAAACAATAACTTATACTGATCTTGAATACATTAATGATCAATCAATTGCAGCTTGTGAAATGATAGCATATTCATTAATGCATACTAATTTAAATTTTGATTTAAAAACTTTAAATTATCTTTTATTAGGTATTACTACTGATTCAAATCGTTTGATGTACGATAAAGTAAGTGATTTTACATATGAGATTATGTCTTGATTTTTTAAAAATAATGTCAAACATTATCAAATTTATCAACAATTGTATGAACGTAATTTAAATGATATTTTATTTGATAATGAATTGGTTAAAACAATCAAAACACAAGGACAAGTTGCATACTTAAACATTGATCCGCAATGAAATCAAAAATATCATTTTACAAGATGAGGAGATAAAGTTTATTTATTAAGTAATATTAAAAATTATCCCATTTGATTCATCGTATATTTTGATGAAAATACAAATACTTATAAAGTCTCATTACGAAGTAATAAGTACAAAGTACGTTTGGTTGCTAGTCAATTTAATGGAGGCGGACATGATTTGGCAGCAGGTTGTAGTTTAACTAATATAGATCAATTAGAAAATTTATTAAGTGCTCTTGATGCACTAATTAAAAATAAAATAGTTGTTGATTAA
- the metK gene encoding methionine adenosyltransferase — MKYKKIITSESVGAGHPDKICDQISDAILDECLAQDKNSRVACEVLACNRLIVIAGEITTHAYVDVVKTAWEIIKPLGYNENDFTIISNVNKQSVDIAQSVNKANKDLIGAGDQGIVFGYACDETPQYMPLTTVLAHELLKEIEKQRRNKEFVKIQADMKSQVSIDYSNCTPVIETMLVSIQHDEDYNIEYFNKKVSTIMDQIAIKYGLNTDFKKIINSSGRFVIGGPIGDTGLTGRKIIVDTYGGIGHHGGGAFSGKDPTKVDRSASYFARWIAKNVVAAKLAKQCEIQLAFAIGEPQPVAMFVNTFKTNLVDEKKIFEAINKSFNFDIKTFINDLELWTTKYLPVATYGHFGRDDLNLSWEKLNKVQDLIKYSK; from the coding sequence ATATGTGATCAGATTAGTGATGCAATTTTAGATGAATGCTTAGCACAAGATAAAAATTCACGTGTAGCTTGTGAAGTTTTAGCTTGTAATCGTTTAATTGTTATTGCTGGGGAAATTACCACGCATGCATATGTTGATGTAGTAAAAACCGCTTGAGAAATTATTAAACCTTTAGGCTATAATGAAAATGATTTTACGATTATTTCTAATGTTAATAAACAATCAGTAGATATAGCGCAAAGTGTTAATAAAGCAAATAAAGATTTAATTGGAGCTGGTGACCAAGGAATTGTTTTTGGCTATGCTTGTGATGAAACACCTCAATATATGCCATTAACAACAGTGTTAGCTCATGAATTACTAAAAGAAATCGAAAAACAAAGACGTAATAAAGAATTTGTTAAAATTCAAGCTGATATGAAATCACAAGTAAGTATTGATTATTCTAATTGTACGCCTGTTATTGAGACAATGTTGGTAAGTATTCAACATGATGAAGATTATAACATTGAATATTTTAATAAAAAAGTTAGCACAATTATGGATCAAATTGCTATAAAATATGGTTTAAATACCGATTTTAAAAAAATTATTAATTCCTCAGGGAGATTTGTAATTGGTGGTCCAATTGGTGACACTGGTTTAACTGGAAGAAAAATTATCGTAGATACTTATGGAGGAATAGGTCATCATGGTGGTGGTGCTTTTAGTGGCAAAGACCCTACTAAAGTTGATCGTAGTGCTTCATACTTTGCACGTTGAATAGCTAAAAATGTTGTTGCAGCTAAGCTTGCTAAACAGTGTGAAATTCAATTAGCTTTTGCAATTGGAGAACCACAACCTGTGGCAATGTTTGTTAATACATTCAAGACTAATTTGGTTGATGAAAAGAAAATTTTTGAAGCAATTAATAAAAGTTTTAATTTTGATATCAAAACGTTTATTAATGATTTAGAATTGTGAACAACTAAATATTTACCAGTAGCAACTTATGGTCATTTCGGTCGTGATGATTTAAACTTAAGTTGAGAAAAATTAAATAAGGTTCAAGATTTAATAAAATATAGTAAATAA
- a CDS encoding DUF402 domain-containing protein: protein MQEKKQTKNENFQDLDQLKIGDELMVHAYKLNGWLYRSWNNPKVVYIDDQLLILSSTNTLVITSEEKSVRNFPSFTNKMSYWFFFKNEWFNLIATVENDGIKFYINVASPFIYEEQAVKYYDFDLDFKISSDDKWKEVDVNEFIENAKKYHYSEDLIQKILSVETKIENYIKEGYFRKLVTRQLLIKLHVLDDIDDFKTNFNKHTNEWNYNLKKHFNKKNGLHHFKNKKGNVKDNE from the coding sequence ATGCAAGAAAAAAAACAAACAAAGAATGAAAATTTTCAAGATCTAGATCAATTAAAAATTGGTGATGAACTAATGGTGCATGCTTATAAACTTAATGGTTGATTGTATCGTTCTTGAAATAATCCAAAAGTTGTTTATATTGATGATCAATTATTAATTTTATCTTCAACTAATACATTAGTAATTACTAGCGAAGAAAAATCTGTTCGTAATTTTCCATCATTTACAAATAAGATGAGTTATTGGTTCTTTTTTAAAAATGAGTGGTTTAATTTAATTGCAACGGTTGAAAATGATGGTATCAAGTTTTATATTAATGTTGCATCTCCTTTTATTTATGAAGAGCAAGCAGTTAAGTATTATGATTTTGATTTAGATTTTAAAATTTCATCAGATGATAAATGAAAAGAAGTTGATGTTAATGAATTTATTGAAAATGCCAAAAAATATCATTATTCAGAAGATTTGATTCAAAAAATTTTAAGCGTTGAAACTAAAATTGAAAATTATATTAAAGAAGGTTATTTTCGTAAACTTGTCACTCGTCAATTATTGATTAAACTACACGTTTTAGATGATATTGATGATTTTAAAACTAATTTTAATAAACACACTAATGAATGAAATTATAATTTAAAAAAACATTTTAATAAAAAAAATGGTTTGCATCATTTTAAAAATAAAAAAGGGAATGTTAAAGATAATGAATAA
- the mutM gene encoding DNA-formamidopyrimidine glycosylase has translation MPELPEVQTIVDYLNHHVLDIFIKKTIVHLPKILKNKTPQEFEKLLINHKIVKIKRLGKYLLFFLSNNLVLSVHLRMEGKFYYQAKEEWFNLAHTHIIIEFNNGMQLRYNDTRQFGTFHIYEQQSFLDSKELKKIALDPLDNNFSAQYLYEKLKKSNKAIKTALLDQSVVSGIGNIYADEILFAAKIFPTILAKNLTLKNYEKITKEAQRILLLSIKNKGTTIHTYKFGNDETGLFQKMLLVHTHAKEPCQICGTIIQKTKVNGRGTYYCPNCQN, from the coding sequence ATGCCAGAGCTACCAGAAGTACAAACGATTGTTGATTATTTAAATCATCATGTTCTCGATATTTTTATTAAAAAAACTATTGTTCATTTACCTAAAATTTTAAAAAATAAAACACCACAAGAATTTGAAAAACTGTTAATTAATCATAAAATAGTCAAAATTAAACGTCTTGGTAAATATTTATTATTTTTTTTAAGTAATAATTTAGTATTAAGTGTACATTTGCGGATGGAGGGAAAATTTTATTATCAAGCAAAAGAGGAATGATTTAATTTAGCACATACTCATATTATTATTGAATTTAATAATGGTATGCAATTAAGATATAATGATACGCGTCAATTTGGAACTTTTCACATTTATGAGCAACAATCTTTTTTAGATTCAAAAGAATTAAAAAAGATTGCTTTAGATCCGCTAGATAATAATTTTTCAGCGCAGTATTTGTATGAAAAATTAAAAAAAAGTAATAAAGCCATTAAAACAGCCTTGTTAGATCAATCTGTTGTTTCAGGAATTGGTAACATTTATGCTGATGAAATTTTATTTGCAGCTAAAATTTTTCCTACAATATTAGCTAAAAATCTTACTTTAAAAAATTATGAAAAGATCACAAAAGAAGCACAACGAATCTTATTATTATCAATTAAAAATAAAGGAACAACAATCCACACTTATAAATTTGGTAATGATGAAACAGGTTTGTTTCAAAAGATGTTATTAGTTCACACACACGCTAAAGAACCATGCCAAATTTGTGGAACAATTATTCAAAAAACAAAGGTCAACGGTCGGGGAACTTATTATTGTCCAAATTGTCAAAACTAA
- a CDS encoding MPN551 family DNA-binding protein — protein MPFIKTPNKDFGLVDNQIVLSSDYKKRYQRYFAKITGSRLGSILNIGDFTNPVRTWAMMVKIYNEPIDPIYAQAGVVIEPKIKDYVETVLKVKYKQYEPAQIGYDVFKDNQIFGGIPDGEPIDENGQLLYPNQPMLEIKTTSIDSFSFKTIDYVLVLQKDEHNHPIIKKKGDKRAKWFNNDESEVIISDEYQLQLGLYCYLRKISKGIFAIAFLTSEDYINPQAFDINKNEIILVNYELDLNEFEKVISKAKTWYEEYIIKGISPKLTKEDLEWYKVWINKYETNNLY, from the coding sequence ATGCCATTTATTAAAACGCCAAATAAAGATTTTGGATTAGTTGATAACCAAATTGTTTTATCAAGCGATTATAAAAAACGTTATCAACGATATTTTGCAAAAATTACAGGTAGTAGATTAGGTTCTATTTTGAATATTGGTGATTTTACTAATCCAGTTCGTACCTGAGCAATGATGGTTAAAATTTATAATGAACCAATCGATCCAATATACGCTCAAGCCGGTGTTGTAATTGAACCAAAAATCAAAGATTATGTTGAGACTGTTTTAAAAGTTAAATATAAACAATACGAACCTGCGCAAATTGGTTATGATGTGTTTAAAGATAATCAAATTTTTGGTGGAATTCCGGATGGTGAACCAATTGATGAAAATGGTCAATTATTGTACCCAAATCAACCAATGTTAGAAATTAAAACAACATCTATTGATAGTTTTTCATTTAAAACAATTGATTATGTTCTTGTGCTACAAAAAGATGAACATAATCATCCAATTATAAAAAAGAAAGGCGATAAACGTGCAAAATGATTTAATAATGATGAAAGTGAAGTTATTATTTCAGATGAATATCAATTACAATTAGGATTGTATTGTTATTTAAGAAAAATTAGTAAAGGAATTTTTGCTATTGCTTTTTTAACAAGTGAAGATTATATTAATCCGCAAGCATTTGATATTAATAAAAATGAAATTATTTTAGTTAATTATGAGCTTGATCTAAATGAATTCGAAAAAGTTATTTCAAAAGCAAAAACATGATACGAAGAGTATATTATAAAAGGTATTAGTCCTAAATTAACTAAAGAAGATCTTGAATGATATAAGGTGTGAATCAATAAATATGAAACCAATAATTTATATTAA
- the thiI gene encoding tRNA uracil 4-sulfurtransferase ThiI, translated as MKPIIYIKYGELTLKGKNRTQFIKVLVHNIKQILIQYQNLTYCVGYDNLKIINLENYNLKQIIDDLKEVYGIAFICIAYQVDKELSEIQLACKEFINDYEQTFKIEARRSDKSFKYNSMEIKQMCAAYLLQNSPLLKVDVHRPQLLINIEIKYDCAIVYGHKIMGAKGLPVGINGKALVLLSGGIDSPVASRLIMKRGISIDFITFITPPHTSQKALDKTIALAKQITLDNKLTKANLYVCNFTKLQDEIAHISKESYRITLMRRYFMRIAKRLAISVKANALVTGEALGQVASQTLNSMQTISSVLDNFLVLRPLIAYDKEEIISLAKRFNTYELSILPYDDSCSLFAPKNPTTNPNVQTAAKLEEESLVLDAIYELVYTKEITKINLS; from the coding sequence ATGAAACCAATAATTTATATTAAATATGGGGAATTAACACTAAAAGGTAAAAATCGAACACAATTTATAAAAGTTTTAGTGCACAATATCAAACAAATATTAATACAATATCAAAATTTAACATATTGTGTTGGTTATGATAATTTGAAAATTATCAATTTAGAAAATTATAATTTAAAACAAATTATTGATGATTTGAAAGAAGTTTATGGAATTGCTTTTATTTGTATTGCTTATCAAGTTGATAAAGAACTTAGTGAAATTCAATTAGCTTGTAAAGAATTTATAAATGATTATGAACAAACATTTAAAATTGAAGCCCGTCGTAGTGATAAAAGTTTTAAATACAATTCAATGGAAATTAAACAAATGTGCGCTGCTTATTTATTGCAAAATTCACCCCTTTTAAAAGTTGATGTTCATCGTCCACAACTATTAATTAATATTGAAATAAAATATGATTGTGCTATAGTTTATGGTCATAAAATTATGGGTGCTAAAGGATTGCCGGTAGGTATTAATGGTAAGGCCTTAGTGTTACTGTCTGGAGGAATCGATTCTCCTGTTGCTTCTCGTTTAATTATGAAACGAGGAATTAGTATTGATTTTATTACATTTATTACTCCGCCGCACACTTCACAAAAAGCTTTAGATAAAACAATTGCATTAGCAAAACAAATAACATTAGATAATAAATTAACAAAAGCGAATCTATATGTATGCAATTTCACTAAATTACAAGACGAAATTGCGCACATTTCTAAAGAATCTTATCGAATTACACTTATGCGTCGTTATTTTATGCGTATTGCTAAACGTTTAGCAATAAGTGTTAAAGCAAATGCTTTAGTAACTGGGGAGGCACTTGGACAAGTTGCTTCACAAACTTTAAATAGCATGCAAACAATTAGTAGTGTTTTAGATAATTTTTTAGTTTTAAGACCTTTAATAGCTTACGATAAAGAAGAAATAATTAGTTTAGCTAAACGGTTTAATACTTATGAATTATCGATTTTGCCATACGATGATTCATGTAGCTTGTTTGCACCTAAGAATCCAACAACCAATCCTAATGTTCAAACAGCTGCTAAATTAGAAGAAGAATCATTAGTTTTAGATGCAATTTATGAATTAGTTTACACTAAAGAAATCACTAAAATTAATTTATCATAA